From the Platichthys flesus chromosome 6, fPlaFle2.1, whole genome shotgun sequence genome, one window contains:
- the c6h11orf58 gene encoding small acidic protein — MSSPEGRHGTKRPASPSEDGSTQWSAADLGSNERKQKFLRLMGAGKKEHTGRLIIGDHKSTSLFRSGQQDRQMNEQLEMQYQQGMDGKLSGRNRRHCGLGFSEPEPEPDSLPAPPVDNQTEEPEPVKSTSEKEPTDAQDKDCSPVSKEQTSDLAESDSDSRSEEPKHGFKMTFVKSA, encoded by the exons ATGAGTTCTCCGGAGGGCAGACACGGAACTAAGCGACCCGCTTCTCCGAGTGAA GATGGATCTACCCAGTGGTCAGCAGCGGATCTGGGAAGcaatgagaggaaacagaagttCCTACGGTTGATGGGCGCGGGCAAG AAAGAACACACAGGACGCCTCATCATTGGTGACCACAAGTCTACTTCCCTGTTCCGAAGTG GGCAGCAAGATAGGCAGATGAACGAGCAGCTGGAGATGCAGTACCAGCAGGGCATGGATGGGAAACTGTCCGGCCGGAACCGGAGACACTGCGGCCTGGGTTTCAGTGAG CCTGAGCCAGAGCCAGATTCGCTCCCTGCTCCGCCAGTGGACAATCAGACAGAAGAGCCTGAGCCAGTGAAGTCCACCAGTGAAAAAGAGCCAACAGACGCCCAGGACAAAGACTGCAGTCCCGTCAGTAAGGAACAGACCTCAGACCTGGCTGAGAGCGACTCTGACAGCAGGAGCGAGGAACCGAAACATGGCTTCAAAATGACCTTTGTGAAGTCGGCATAG